From Funiculus sociatus GB2-C1, the proteins below share one genomic window:
- a CDS encoding DUF433 domain-containing protein → MQLEDYFNFLAPNDIRIKGTRIGIEHILYEYIHCAKSPEAIAQQFHTVTLEQIYATILYYLHNREEVEKYLAAWLDYSLKAESEYDKNPPAVVVRLRKLKAEREGVKVSK, encoded by the coding sequence ATGCAATTAGAGGACTATTTCAACTTTCTAGCTCCTAACGATATTCGCATTAAGGGAACGCGGATTGGCATTGAGCATATCCTGTATGAGTACATACATTGCGCGAAATCTCCAGAAGCGATCGCGCAGCAGTTTCATACAGTCACGTTAGAGCAAATTTATGCCACTATTTTGTATTACTTGCACAACCGGGAAGAAGTAGAAAAATATCTAGCGGCTTGGTTGGATTACTCGCTCAAGGCAGAATCAGAATATGATAAAAATCCTCCAGCAGTTGTTGTTAGGTTACGCAAGTTAAAAGCAGAACGGGAAGGAGTTAAAGTATCCAAATAA
- a CDS encoding DUF5615 family PIN-like protein, giving the protein MSIRYLLDENLSPSYREQLLRRQPDLMVWMIGDPGVPPKGTLDPEILRWCEENTFILVTNNRRSMPVHLADHLAEGRHVPGILVLRLKAEIRQIIEDLILIAAVSDDDEYQDRIDYIPL; this is encoded by the coding sequence ATGTCTATTCGGTACTTACTAGACGAGAACTTATCCCCTTCCTATCGAGAACAACTGCTGCGTCGTCAACCAGATTTAATGGTTTGGATGATTGGCGATCCAGGTGTTCCACCAAAAGGTACGCTAGATCCTGAAATTCTGCGGTGGTGTGAGGAAAATACCTTTATACTTGTAACCAATAACCGCCGTTCTATGCCTGTACATCTAGCCGATCATTTAGCGGAAGGTCGCCACGTTCCAGGCATTTTAGTGCTTCGTCTAAAAGCAGAAATAAGACAGATTATTGAGGATTTAATTCTGATTGCAGCAGTATCGGATGACGATGAGTATCAGGATCGCATTGATTACATACCGCTCTAA